One genomic segment of Pseudomonadota bacterium includes these proteins:
- the bshC gene encoding bacillithiol biosynthesis cysteine-adding enzyme BshC, translating to MAFDPSRIPGLEPLTRDYMIAFDRVAAFYGGDPHDLTAYDRVAARVDARCLPRAEVATVLTEQNRAFRCDPRALASIDALSAPGTRAVVTGHQPILFGGPLFVMLKALTTIKLAQTLNARGRGVHVPVFYIASDDHDHREAGTLSLRGADGERRTLTHRGTGGDDRVPLSHVQLGEEIEALRQMLLDALPDGPGRALTTARLEAAWRIDHTFSRAFGTWMSGLFSPHGLVMLDPADPRLKALCVDAATKEITHRSPSTRRVRETTTRLADLGYVPQIKLRANRLNLFLLEDGSRNALEARDDGFVATPGQREISQHDLLETCVRAPERFSPNVVLRPIMQDLLLPTVASVQGPAEIAYHAQLGGVYADFDLPMPIIVPRKSVTLLEARDARTLEALGLSVCDLWRDRETLVRSVLHQRLPQALHQKLDDARAALAQGLEAYRALARSVDPDLERTAASTQARLMPQIAHLERKITDAASAREENLSRKLRRACGEVFPEGVLQDRFTPIASILAAHGDAIVETLLTRIDPLRFEHSVIPI from the coding sequence CCTGGCCTCGAACCGCTCACGCGTGACTACATGATCGCATTCGACAGGGTCGCGGCGTTCTACGGGGGAGACCCCCACGATCTCACGGCGTATGACCGGGTCGCCGCGCGGGTCGATGCGCGGTGCCTCCCCCGCGCGGAGGTCGCCACCGTGCTGACCGAGCAGAATCGCGCCTTCAGATGCGACCCGCGGGCACTCGCCTCCATCGACGCCTTGTCTGCCCCTGGCACGCGCGCGGTGGTGACCGGCCACCAACCGATTCTATTCGGCGGTCCGCTGTTCGTGATGCTGAAGGCGCTCACCACCATCAAGCTGGCACAGACGTTGAATGCACGCGGGCGAGGCGTTCACGTCCCCGTCTTCTACATCGCCTCAGACGACCACGACCACCGCGAGGCCGGCACCCTTTCCCTGCGCGGCGCCGATGGAGAGCGCCGGACACTCACCCACCGGGGAACCGGCGGTGACGACCGCGTTCCGCTGTCGCACGTGCAGCTTGGAGAAGAGATCGAGGCGCTTCGCCAAATGCTGCTCGACGCGCTGCCCGACGGGCCAGGGCGAGCGCTCACGACCGCCCGCCTCGAAGCGGCGTGGCGTATCGATCACACCTTCTCTCGCGCGTTCGGGACCTGGATGAGCGGTCTCTTCAGCCCGCACGGCCTGGTGATGCTCGACCCCGCCGACCCGCGCCTGAAGGCGCTCTGCGTCGATGCAGCGACGAAAGAGATCACGCATCGCTCGCCGTCGACCCGACGCGTGCGCGAGACAACGACACGACTCGCAGACCTCGGCTACGTGCCCCAGATCAAGCTGAGAGCCAACCGTCTCAACCTCTTCCTGCTCGAAGACGGGTCGCGAAACGCCCTCGAAGCGCGAGACGACGGTTTCGTGGCCACGCCTGGTCAACGAGAGATATCGCAACACGACCTGCTGGAGACCTGCGTCCGCGCGCCCGAGCGCTTCAGCCCCAACGTCGTGCTCCGCCCCATCATGCAAGACCTGCTGCTGCCCACCGTGGCCAGCGTTCAAGGCCCCGCTGAGATCGCCTATCATGCGCAGCTCGGCGGCGTCTACGCCGATTTCGATCTGCCCATGCCCATCATCGTTCCGCGCAAGAGCGTGACGCTGCTCGAGGCCAGAGACGCCCGGACCCTCGAGGCACTGGGCCTCTCTGTCTGCGACCTCTGGCGCGACCGAGAGACCCTGGTGCGAAGCGTGCTGCACCAGCGACTGCCCCAGGCGCTGCACCAGAAGCTCGACGACGCGCGCGCCGCGCTTGCACAAGGGCTTGAGGCCTATCGCGCGCTGGCCCGCTCGGTCGATCCGGATCTCGAGCGCACCGCGGCCTCTACGCAGGCGAGGCTCATGCCCCAGATCGCGCATCTCGAACGAAAGATCACGGACGCCGCATCCGCGCGGGAGGAGAACCTGTCGCGAAAGCTGCGGCGGGCCTGCGGCGAGGTCTTTCCCGAAGGGGTCCTGCAAGACCGTTTCACCCCGATCGCGAGCATTCTCGCCGCACACGGCGACGCCATCGTCGAGACCCTGCTCACGCGCATCGACCCGCTGCGCTTCGAGCACAGCGTGATACCGATCTGA
- a CDS encoding glycosyl hydrolase family protein translates to MSDHTLQRRRLLRFPQGFVWGSATAALQIEGREGRGLSVWDEFCDRFPERIFEAATPRLACDHVRRWADDVAWMQRLRHTGYRFSISWPRVDPHGAGAFSTAGLDFYDRLIDALLEAGIAPNATLYHWDLPLALGKAACAWNRAQSEASDPSALLGWEDPRTVERFAAYARVCFQRLGDRVTLWGTLNEPAWTILNGYVTGLHPPALHDYRAAVLASHRLLQAHDAAVRGFRESGRDGAIGICLNVSPVLPASDGPGDAQAARLADGLLNRWFLEPVMRGTYPQDVLDFYARRSLLPEGVAEQRIARCDWLGVNYYYPHHASADSTRTEFSINNTGRAHEPCRLSIEGLFRFVRNPRGRYTDWAWEIDPDALELVLREVHAICPDMPLYITENGLGLDDAWVDGEIDDAPRIAFVRDHLAAVHRAIEAGVDVRGYYMWSLLDNFSWINGYKKRYGFLHVDRETLARTPKRSAHWFAEVSESNAVAVDVS, encoded by the coding sequence TTGAGCGATCATACTTTGCAAAGACGCAGGTTGCTGCGCTTTCCACAGGGGTTCGTCTGGGGCTCGGCCACGGCAGCCTTGCAGATCGAAGGCCGCGAGGGGCGCGGTCTCTCTGTCTGGGACGAGTTCTGCGACCGCTTCCCCGAGCGCATCTTCGAGGCGGCGACCCCTCGGTTGGCCTGCGATCACGTTCGTCGCTGGGCAGATGATGTGGCGTGGATGCAGCGTCTGCGGCACACCGGCTATCGCTTCTCCATCAGCTGGCCACGGGTCGATCCACACGGCGCGGGGGCGTTCAGCACCGCCGGCCTCGACTTCTACGATCGGCTGATCGATGCGCTCCTCGAAGCGGGCATCGCCCCGAACGCCACCTTGTACCACTGGGACCTTCCACTTGCGCTCGGCAAGGCCGCGTGTGCGTGGAATCGCGCCCAGAGCGAGGCTTCGGACCCATCTGCGCTTCTGGGCTGGGAGGACCCTCGTACGGTGGAGCGGTTCGCGGCATACGCGCGCGTCTGCTTCCAGCGCCTGGGTGATCGGGTCACGTTGTGGGGCACGCTGAACGAGCCTGCCTGGACGATTCTCAACGGGTATGTGACCGGGCTGCATCCACCCGCCCTGCACGACTACCGCGCCGCGGTTCTGGCGTCGCATCGCTTGCTGCAGGCCCACGACGCGGCGGTGCGTGGGTTTCGCGAGAGCGGGCGAGATGGGGCCATCGGCATCTGTCTCAACGTCTCGCCGGTGCTCCCCGCCAGTGACGGGCCAGGTGACGCGCAAGCCGCACGGCTCGCAGATGGCCTCCTCAATCGATGGTTCCTCGAACCGGTGATGCGGGGAACCTACCCGCAAGACGTCCTCGATTTCTATGCGCGGCGCTCTCTCCTTCCCGAAGGCGTGGCTGAGCAGCGCATCGCCCGCTGTGACTGGCTCGGGGTGAACTACTACTATCCGCACCACGCATCGGCCGACAGCACCCGCACGGAGTTCTCGATCAACAACACGGGGCGAGCGCACGAACCCTGCCGGCTCTCCATCGAGGGACTGTTCCGCTTCGTGCGAAATCCGCGTGGGCGCTACACCGACTGGGCGTGGGAGATCGACCCGGACGCCCTGGAGCTCGTGCTGAGAGAGGTGCACGCGATCTGCCCGGACATGCCGCTGTACATCACCGAGAACGGCCTGGGTCTCGATGACGCGTGGGTCGATGGCGAGATCGATGATGCCCCGCGCATCGCGTTCGTCCGCGATCATCTGGCTGCGGTGCATCGCGCCATCGAGGCAGGCGTCGACGTGCGCGGCTATTACATGTGGTCGCTGCTCGACAACTTCTCGTGGATCAACGGCTACAAGAAGCGCTATGGGTTTCTGCACGTCGACAGGGAGACGCTCGCGAGAACCCCCAAGCGCAGCGCGCATTGGTTTGCGGAGGTCTCGGAGAGCAACGCTGTGGCCGTCGACGTCAGCTGA
- a CDS encoding endonuclease/exonuclease/phosphatase family protein translates to MTLGQYNIKNWFTPGEADPAMGKRVKSQAELDQMARNIDQSGADVVTLNEVGTNLENVKAFFAQKLPGKFPFIAMAETNDARGVHVAVASKYPITNVVSHTDARFPLADGSGETKFSRDLLRADIDVKGIPMTIYTTHAKSRRVYAPGDPAHPGGENPDNQRIAEGREAVRIMQSEMKAYPGRFYALMGDLNDGTEDKSVQAILNPPGGDSMVDTLQGQPEKERRTWPADPRKGHGHGPEQFDHIIVPASQRDKVLDSHVVDIPGVSQQASDHLQIVAKVSL, encoded by the coding sequence GTGACCCTCGGGCAGTACAACATCAAGAACTGGTTCACGCCCGGCGAGGCCGACCCCGCCATGGGCAAGCGCGTGAAGAGCCAGGCCGAGCTCGATCAGATGGCCCGCAACATCGATCAGTCGGGCGCCGACGTGGTGACCCTCAACGAGGTCGGAACGAACCTCGAGAACGTGAAAGCCTTCTTTGCCCAGAAGCTGCCGGGCAAGTTCCCCTTCATCGCCATGGCAGAGACCAACGACGCCCGCGGCGTCCACGTTGCGGTGGCCTCGAAGTATCCCATCACCAACGTGGTAAGCCACACCGATGCGCGGTTCCCCCTGGCCGACGGGTCAGGTGAGACGAAGTTCAGCCGCGATCTGCTGCGCGCCGACATCGACGTCAAGGGCATTCCCATGACGATCTACACCACCCACGCCAAATCGCGTCGCGTCTACGCTCCGGGTGATCCCGCCCATCCTGGTGGGGAGAACCCCGACAACCAGCGCATCGCCGAAGGGCGCGAGGCGGTTCGCATCATGCAGTCTGAGATGAAAGCCTACCCGGGCCGCTTCTACGCGCTCATGGGCGACCTCAACGACGGTACCGAAGACAAGTCGGTGCAGGCCATCCTGAATCCGCCGGGCGGCGATAGCATGGTTGATACCCTCCAGGGACAGCCTGAGAAGGAACGCCGCACCTGGCCGGCAGATCCGCGCAAGGGTCATGGCCACGGTCCGGAGCAGTTCGACCACATCATCGTGCCGGCGTCGCAGCGCGACAAGGTTCTCGACTCGCATGTGGTAGACATCCCTGGAGTGTCGCAGCAGGCGTCAGACCACCTGCAGATCGTGGCCAAGGTCAGCCTGTAG